The Methanobacterium sp. BAmetb5 genome includes a region encoding these proteins:
- a CDS encoding 4Fe-4S binding protein: protein MPIVIDEEKCGKIANCPGEGLCIKLCEQGALVEEDGELVLYPDKCDDCDLCITNCPNQAISKA, encoded by the coding sequence ATGCCAATAGTTATAGACGAAGAAAAATGTGGAAAGATCGCTAACTGCCCGGGAGAAGGACTGTGCATCAAACTATGCGAGCAGGGTGCTCTAGTTGAAGAAGATGGCGAACTTGTTTTGTATCCGGATAAATGTGATGACTGTGATTTATGCATCACAAACTGCCCTAACCAGGCTATATCCAAAGCTTAA
- the fwdF gene encoding tungsten-dependent formylmethanofuran dehydrogenase subunit FwdF, with protein sequence MSAVERNGNDKRSLDYISDKCVGCGICTSICPTESLRLGPVLPIARGLVDMDYVSINKNSCVLCGLCASACPFEAFQFKINDENIKDLDAYPQWKHSASIDNEECLYCKACETACPQDAITIKRELPKRSNLVIGEIEINKDDCIYCGICEEMCPPRAISITRDRPLDRDIKVDEDKCVYCLVCKRACPVDAIKAACASCSYGEYDLNPEDAKITGRAILQEDSCVNCGWCQEICPVDAAHVVKPFEGEISVNIEECKGESCHACVDVCPCNAASIVDDKSSIEEKFCILCGACSNVCPQKCITIKRDKMNLENIRSKSWQNKLSGLMAGK encoded by the coding sequence ATGAGTGCAGTGGAAAGAAATGGGAACGACAAACGTTCTCTGGATTACATCAGTGATAAATGTGTGGGATGCGGTATATGCACCAGCATCTGCCCCACAGAATCCTTAAGGCTGGGGCCCGTGCTACCCATAGCCCGGGGACTGGTGGACATGGACTACGTGAGTATCAACAAAAATAGCTGTGTTTTATGTGGTTTATGCGCATCAGCATGCCCCTTCGAGGCATTCCAGTTCAAGATCAACGATGAAAACATCAAAGACCTTGATGCCTATCCCCAGTGGAAACACTCTGCTTCCATTGACAATGAAGAATGCCTGTACTGCAAAGCCTGTGAAACTGCTTGCCCCCAGGATGCCATAACCATCAAACGGGAATTGCCCAAGCGTTCCAACCTGGTGATCGGTGAAATAGAGATAAATAAGGACGACTGCATTTACTGCGGTATCTGTGAAGAGATGTGCCCACCCCGGGCCATATCCATAACCAGAGATAGGCCCCTAGACCGAGATATCAAAGTGGATGAGGATAAATGTGTTTACTGCCTGGTCTGCAAACGTGCCTGTCCAGTAGATGCCATAAAAGCCGCCTGTGCTTCCTGTTCCTATGGAGAGTACGACCTGAATCCCGAAGATGCCAAGATCACCGGTAGAGCCATCCTACAGGAAGATTCCTGCGTTAACTGCGGATGGTGTCAGGAAATCTGTCCGGTAGATGCGGCCCACGTCGTCAAACCATTTGAAGGTGAAATTTCAGTTAACATCGAAGAATGTAAGGGAGAATCCTGCCATGCCTGTGTGGATGTCTGCCCCTGCAATGCAGCAAGTATTGTGGATGATAAATCATCCATTGAAGAGAAGTTCTGCATTCTGTGCGGCGCCTGTAGTAATGTCTGCCCGCAAAAATGTATCACCATAAAACGGGACAAAATGAATCTGGAAAATATTCGTTCAAAATCCTGGCAGAACAAGTTATCAGGATTGATGGCTGGAAAGTAA
- a CDS encoding class I SAM-dependent methyltransferase — MNNISNLNLKKNVSEIEFPTEISMLDSIMDGYKYYQMISAALKLGILEKMAEIGPASPSEIAEAASVNGMFVRSILSALEDIGLVKSDDASYMITEQAETFLCQESPFYQGDLILDVGRDGSPWNDLTTVLERRGPPKTIQKDVDELQIRSLAQQCIRGEVQNVLNGILSRPEFSEHEKLLDIGGSHGLYSVGLCQENAALSSTIIEQDQVVPLTSSFVSEYGMDDRIKVQEGSIETMTNDLSPEVYDIVLISHTLYRYRREMSETLEKVTKTLSPGGTLVLNHRFCSPQCDIKPGDGIREIDRALTSFGHPLCHPEGLKDVLENKGFTNVSLIPHETALGYAVLCIGTKGSNMDKTSDTENIPVSHNFPDGEDKCC, encoded by the coding sequence ATGAATAACATTTCAAACCTGAATTTAAAGAAAAATGTATCCGAAATTGAGTTTCCCACTGAAATTTCAATGCTAGATTCCATAATGGACGGATACAAATATTACCAGATGATATCTGCAGCATTAAAACTTGGAATTTTGGAGAAAATGGCTGAAATTGGTCCAGCTTCCCCCAGTGAGATTGCCGAAGCTGCTTCTGTAAATGGAATGTTTGTCAGAAGCATTCTCAGTGCATTAGAAGATATTGGTTTGGTTAAATCAGATGATGCAAGTTACATGATTACTGAACAAGCAGAGACATTTCTTTGCCAGGAAAGCCCATTTTATCAGGGAGATTTGATTCTGGACGTGGGGAGAGATGGATCACCATGGAATGATCTGACAACAGTACTGGAGAGAAGAGGACCTCCAAAAACGATCCAAAAAGATGTAGATGAACTTCAAATCCGATCTCTGGCCCAGCAATGTATTAGGGGAGAAGTTCAGAATGTATTAAATGGTATATTATCACGTCCAGAATTTTCAGAACATGAAAAACTTCTGGACATAGGTGGAAGTCATGGTCTTTACTCCGTGGGCCTTTGTCAGGAGAATGCTGCCCTTTCATCCACTATAATTGAACAGGATCAGGTTGTACCTTTAACTTCGTCATTTGTCTCTGAATATGGAATGGACGACAGGATCAAAGTACAGGAAGGAAGCATTGAAACCATGACCAATGATCTGTCCCCCGAAGTCTACGATATAGTTCTAATTTCCCACACACTGTACCGGTACCGAAGAGAAATGAGTGAAACCTTGGAAAAAGTTACAAAAACGTTAAGCCCGGGAGGAACTCTGGTACTCAACCATCGCTTCTGCAGTCCCCAATGTGATATTAAACCCGGTGATGGTATACGTGAAATTGATCGGGCTTTAACCAGTTTTGGTCATCCATTATGTCACCCAGAAGGCCTTAAGGATGTTTTAGAGAATAAAGGATTCACTAATGTCTCTTTGATCCCCCACGAAACAGCTTTAGGATATGCAGTTCTCTGTATTGGGACTAAAGGAAGTAATATGGATAAAACGTCAGATACAGAAAACATACCAGTTTCTCATAATTTTCCAGATGGAGAGGATAAATGTTGTTGA
- a CDS encoding DUF364 domain-containing protein encodes MLLNPTVKTSKILEETINHVKKSLDKNIHDITVERAVIGIFFSGVILNTGHAGISATPIKEIPEAVCCPSSARSMPNAGHLTERSVLKYLNDATSKIPMKKSMGIAVLSALSSYCREIGLTEDYNIKVGVDALNCIDLRDETYPVLIGAIGPFLRVLKNRKKPFSVVELDTRTLKPDELPFYVPPSKTREIVPKADVLVITGTTLINGTLEGILELARPDTKVVVVGPTASILPHAFFKRGVDILGGDIITHPHKMLDTLAEGGSGYHLYGHSAERVVVTKKTEPVRKNP; translated from the coding sequence ATGTTGTTGAACCCCACAGTTAAAACCTCAAAAATTCTTGAAGAGACTATAAATCATGTGAAAAAAAGTTTAGATAAAAATATACATGATATAACTGTTGAAAGAGCCGTTATTGGCATATTTTTCTCTGGAGTAATCCTCAACACTGGCCATGCAGGTATTAGCGCTACCCCCATAAAGGAAATTCCTGAAGCAGTTTGCTGTCCCAGTTCAGCCCGATCAATGCCCAACGCCGGGCACTTAACCGAAAGATCTGTGCTTAAATACCTCAACGATGCCACCTCAAAGATACCCATGAAAAAGTCCATGGGAATAGCTGTCCTATCCGCACTGTCAAGTTACTGCCGAGAAATAGGATTGACTGAGGATTATAACATTAAAGTGGGTGTTGACGCATTAAACTGTATTGATTTAAGAGACGAAACTTATCCAGTACTTATAGGTGCAATAGGGCCCTTTTTAAGAGTTTTGAAAAATAGGAAAAAACCGTTTTCAGTAGTGGAACTTGACACCCGAACCCTCAAACCGGATGAACTACCATTTTACGTCCCGCCAAGTAAAACCAGAGAAATAGTACCTAAAGCAGATGTGCTGGTGATAACTGGAACCACCCTCATCAATGGAACGTTGGAAGGCATATTAGAACTTGCCCGTCCGGATACAAAAGTGGTTGTAGTGGGACCCACTGCAAGTATCCTACCCCATGCCTTCTTTAAAAGAGGAGTTGATATTCTGGGAGGAGATATCATCACCCATCCCCATAAAATGCTGGACACCCTGGCAGAGGGAGGTTCAGGATACCATCTTTATGGCCACTCGGCAGAACGTGTGGTGGTGACCAAAAAAACCGAGCCCGTTAGAAAAAATCCATGA
- a CDS encoding class I SAM-dependent methyltransferase produces the protein MKCIKTGANKVEINYKVDWNGLWNKSLQNLPKKNNPESWDNIASKFNEWMEKDDYPEKLLNRIELDSNDSVLDIGCGNGVITIPLAQKATKVTAMDISSKMLEILMKNAKDSDLNNINTFNRRIEDVTEEDVGKHDVVVASRSLNGVSDIGNELEKINNVAQKSVYLTLWGADNRRFEREMAQLLGRESHRHPDYIYVYNILHDLGIYANVEMLESNTRNYYSNVEEALDRLRWRIGDLNKEEESILREYLEENMIKTPDGTITYSNGKADWVLIWWKKSE, from the coding sequence GTGAAGTGTATAAAAACCGGTGCAAATAAAGTTGAAATAAATTATAAAGTGGATTGGAATGGTTTATGGAATAAATCATTGCAAAATTTGCCTAAAAAGAATAATCCAGAGTCTTGGGACAATATAGCGTCAAAATTCAATGAATGGATGGAGAAAGATGATTACCCTGAGAAGCTTCTCAACAGAATAGAACTGGATTCGAATGATAGTGTTCTGGATATCGGATGTGGTAATGGAGTGATCACTATTCCTCTGGCTCAAAAGGCCACTAAGGTCACTGCCATGGATATTTCCAGTAAAATGCTGGAAATATTAATGAAAAATGCCAAAGATAGTGATCTTAATAATATTAACACGTTTAATCGACGGATAGAGGATGTAACAGAAGAAGATGTTGGCAAACACGATGTGGTTGTTGCTTCCCGTTCCCTTAACGGTGTTTCAGATATTGGAAATGAACTGGAAAAGATCAACAACGTAGCCCAAAAAAGTGTTTACCTCACTCTTTGGGGTGCTGATAACCGTAGATTTGAGCGTGAGATGGCCCAACTTCTGGGAAGAGAATCACACCGTCATCCAGATTACATATATGTTTACAATATCCTCCATGACCTGGGCATCTACGCCAACGTGGAGATGTTAGAATCCAACACTCGTAATTATTATTCTAATGTGGAAGAAGCTCTGGATAGACTTAGATGGAGAATTGGAGACTTAAATAAGGAAGAAGAATCCATTTTAAGAGAATATTTAGAGGAAAATATGATTAAAACCCCGGATGGAACCATCACTTATTCCAATGGAAAAGCAGACTGGGTTTTAATCTGGTGGAAAAAAAGTGAATGA
- a CDS encoding ABC transporter substrate-binding protein, with product MMEPKNKKILIAVIAIIAVVAAVASYLSFSGTNLLTGPNQITDMTGRTVQVPAQVNKVIATSPPSTNLVYILAPDKLGAWNSNLTAEQKKYTPEKYQNLPVVGGWYSTFQGNPENFLAQIPDVIMFDKANLKNSTPTADDMQQLMGSIPVVAMESSINVTNYTPSIQFAGKLMGAEENSTKLINFYEKVLKTVNSTVSTIPQDQKVKVYYAEGPSGLQTDPSGSPHSQLIDLCGGINVAQVPLKQGNGMSDVNMEQVLQWNPEIIITNNPQFFKNIYTNSSWNNVKAVQNHKVYLAPTAPLGWFDRPPGVNTIIGIPWTAKVLYPDKFTSFNMTSLTKEFYQNFYHVTLSDDDVKTIMSNQTI from the coding sequence ATGATGGAACCAAAAAATAAAAAAATTCTGATAGCAGTCATTGCCATTATTGCTGTGGTGGCCGCTGTTGCCAGTTACCTGAGTTTCAGTGGGACCAACCTCCTTACCGGCCCTAATCAGATTACAGATATGACCGGGAGGACGGTTCAGGTACCAGCTCAAGTAAACAAGGTAATAGCAACCTCACCCCCCAGCACCAATCTGGTTTACATTCTGGCCCCTGACAAACTCGGGGCTTGGAACTCGAACCTTACAGCCGAACAAAAAAAATACACCCCTGAAAAATACCAAAACCTACCAGTAGTGGGTGGATGGTACAGCACATTCCAGGGTAATCCTGAAAACTTCTTAGCGCAGATTCCTGACGTTATAATGTTTGATAAGGCTAACTTAAAGAACAGTACACCTACCGCAGATGATATGCAGCAGTTGATGGGTAGTATTCCCGTGGTGGCCATGGAAAGTTCCATTAACGTCACCAACTACACCCCGTCCATCCAGTTCGCTGGAAAACTCATGGGTGCCGAGGAAAATTCAACTAAGTTAATAAACTTCTACGAAAAGGTTTTAAAAACTGTTAACAGTACTGTGTCCACTATTCCTCAAGACCAGAAGGTTAAAGTGTACTATGCAGAAGGCCCATCTGGATTACAAACAGATCCAAGCGGTTCACCACATTCACAGCTTATTGACCTTTGTGGAGGAATCAACGTTGCCCAGGTTCCACTAAAACAGGGCAATGGAATGTCGGATGTCAACATGGAACAGGTTCTCCAGTGGAATCCAGAGATAATAATTACCAACAACCCCCAGTTCTTCAAAAACATCTACACCAACTCCTCCTGGAATAATGTAAAGGCCGTACAGAACCACAAAGTCTACTTGGCTCCAACTGCCCCTTTGGGATGGTTTGACCGACCTCCAGGTGTTAACACCATTATCGGAATACCATGGACGGCTAAAGTGCTCTATCCCGACAAATTCACCAGCTTTAACATGACCAGTCTAACCAAAGAGTTCTACCAAAACTTCTACCATGTTACCCTGAGTGATGATGACGTGAAAACCATAATGAGCAATCAGACCATCTAA
- a CDS encoding iron ABC transporter permease, which produces MNLKTTIKNIPIMAIMVILLVILFVLSFLIGRYPLSPSEVVIALFTGFFHIQTDLAPAVYAVVWDIRMPRIAAAMMVGAALSLSGASFQGIFRNPLVSPDILGVSAGAGFGAALAIIMDSSSLTIQIMAFLTGLVAVSLTYFLSRSFKGNATLMMVLGGMAIGALFSAFTSCIKYVADPYSKLPEIVFWLMGSLSKVNTKSVFMIIVPILIGLSVLLMIRWRINVLSMGDEEARSLGVDTEKLRIVVILCCTLLTAAAVSISGIIGWVGLVIPHIARIFVGPDHKKLLPFSIILGAFFLLCVDDVCRTVTAVEIPLGIVTAMIGAPFFIYLLKRGYEGWT; this is translated from the coding sequence ATGAATTTGAAAACCACCATTAAAAACATACCAATAATGGCCATTATGGTAATTTTATTGGTAATTTTATTCGTACTATCATTTCTAATAGGCAGATATCCTTTATCACCATCAGAAGTGGTAATAGCACTTTTTACTGGGTTTTTCCATATACAAACCGACTTGGCCCCAGCGGTGTATGCCGTGGTGTGGGATATACGAATGCCCAGAATAGCAGCAGCCATGATGGTGGGAGCTGCCTTATCCCTATCTGGAGCATCATTCCAAGGAATATTTAGAAACCCATTGGTATCACCAGACATTTTAGGAGTTTCAGCCGGGGCAGGTTTCGGAGCCGCACTGGCTATAATAATGGATTCCTCATCATTAACCATTCAAATAATGGCTTTTTTAACCGGTTTAGTGGCAGTGAGCCTGACCTATTTCCTCAGTAGAAGTTTCAAGGGAAATGCCACCCTAATGATGGTCCTGGGAGGAATGGCCATCGGCGCTTTATTTTCAGCATTTACCTCCTGTATTAAATACGTGGCCGACCCCTACAGCAAACTGCCTGAGATTGTTTTCTGGCTTATGGGCAGTCTCTCCAAGGTGAACACCAAAAGTGTGTTCATGATAATTGTGCCCATTTTAATCGGACTCAGTGTACTGTTAATGATCCGGTGGCGAATTAACGTGCTTTCCATGGGTGACGAAGAAGCTCGCTCACTGGGAGTTGATACTGAAAAACTGAGAATTGTAGTTATCCTATGCTGTACACTGCTGACTGCCGCTGCGGTGAGTATTAGTGGGATAATTGGATGGGTTGGCCTGGTCATACCCCACATAGCCCGTATATTCGTGGGGCCGGACCATAAAAAGTTACTTCCTTTCAGTATCATATTGGGAGCCTTCTTTTTGCTTTGTGTCGATGATGTGTGTCGGACAGTGACTGCGGTAGAAATTCCCCTGGGAATAGTAACTGCAATGATTGGAGCTCCTTTCTTCATTTATTTACTAAAAAGAGGTTACGAGGGTTGGACATGA
- a CDS encoding ABC transporter ATP-binding protein produces the protein MNGIIEIENAEFSYNRREKIFQDINLSVGKGEVLCILGPNGTGKTTLIKCLNCLLRLNSGNIFLSGEDIYSFNKTDLARQIGYIPQGHSPVFPFTVLDVVLMGRAPHLDSMSSPSKKDYLIAQECLEKLNMAHMSDKPYTELSGGEKQLIFFARVLAQKPDILLLDEPTSHLDFGNQMRTLNLINKMAGSGFTVVMSSHFPDHAFISADKVAIMKDCSLIDYGTPDEVITEENLEKAYNIGVKIMDLDRGRKVCIPSV, from the coding sequence ATGAATGGAATAATTGAAATTGAAAACGCAGAATTTTCCTACAATCGTAGAGAAAAAATTTTCCAAGACATTAATCTTTCGGTGGGTAAAGGAGAGGTTCTATGCATTTTAGGGCCCAATGGTACTGGAAAAACCACTCTGATAAAGTGTTTGAACTGTCTTTTGAGATTAAACTCCGGTAATATCTTCCTATCCGGGGAGGATATTTACTCATTTAATAAAACAGATCTGGCACGTCAAATAGGTTATATACCCCAGGGCCACAGTCCTGTTTTTCCCTTCACAGTTCTGGATGTGGTTTTAATGGGTCGAGCTCCTCACCTTGATTCCATGTCCTCCCCCTCAAAAAAAGATTATTTGATTGCCCAGGAGTGTCTGGAAAAGTTGAACATGGCCCATATGAGTGACAAGCCCTACACCGAATTGAGTGGTGGGGAAAAACAGTTAATATTTTTCGCCCGTGTACTGGCTCAGAAGCCTGATATCTTGCTTTTAGATGAACCCACATCCCACCTTGACTTCGGGAATCAAATGAGAACACTCAACCTTATTAACAAAATGGCAGGATCTGGTTTTACTGTGGTAATGTCCTCTCATTTCCCTGATCATGCATTTATATCTGCAGACAAGGTGGCCATAATGAAGGATTGCAGTTTGATTGATTATGGAACTCCAGATGAAGTTATAACCGAGGAAAATTTGGAAAAGGCTTACAATATCGGAGTAAAAATCATGGACCTGGACCGGGGGAGGAAAGTCTGCATTCCCTCGGTTTAA
- a CDS encoding FmdE family protein, with amino-acid sequence MNDIDHYLDKGRKFHGEVCAGIVIGTRIALAGMRELGMDPDEENRDLIVYVEIDRCMADAIQAITGVTMGHRTLKYRDYGKFAATFHDLSTKKAVRISTVEPKKLPQSEVKGDDSKSNMKDMVDELTLAPEDELLKIEQVEVDIGENDIPGFPKFKTYCEECGDRILDRREVLVNGQTLCKACAEGPYYQKIE; translated from the coding sequence ATGAATGATATAGACCATTATCTGGATAAAGGAAGGAAATTTCACGGTGAAGTATGCGCAGGGATAGTTATAGGGACCAGAATTGCCCTGGCTGGTATGAGAGAGTTGGGAATGGACCCTGATGAGGAGAATCGGGATTTAATAGTCTACGTGGAAATAGACCGGTGCATGGCCGATGCCATACAAGCCATCACTGGAGTTACCATGGGACACCGCACCCTAAAGTACCGGGATTACGGTAAATTTGCCGCCACATTCCATGATCTGTCCACTAAAAAAGCAGTGCGAATTTCTACAGTGGAACCCAAAAAACTTCCCCAATCCGAGGTAAAAGGAGATGACTCAAAATCTAACATGAAAGATATGGTGGATGAACTTACCCTAGCTCCCGAGGACGAACTTCTAAAAATTGAACAAGTTGAAGTTGATATTGGTGAAAACGACATCCCAGGGTTCCCTAAATTCAAAACTTACTGTGAAGAATGTGGAGACCGAATCCTGGATCGCCGGGAAGTTCTGGTTAACGGACAGACACTGTGTAAGGCCTGTGCTGAAGGACCCTATTACCAAAAAATAGAGTGA
- a CDS encoding Rossmann-like domain-containing protein yields the protein MKLIDELIYAGRENDSPVRDVRAGVSWTGVHGKYGGVCKTYGIPVAHGNYTKDMGELTSKNTLELAEYAKSWNLVEASIGVAALNSLMKPRGKKNINAQDIIIEESHHKKVVMVGKFPKIDEIRSVARELWILEANPNLTNPKEGIITSEGAEYVFPGSDIIIITGSTLINKGLERYLNLARKEDAYTIVMGPSTTMSDVLFDYGADMLAGVELLDPEAVLRKINQSGGMINTRVCRGEIGFRVLEG from the coding sequence ATGAAACTGATTGACGAACTAATCTATGCCGGGAGAGAAAATGATTCCCCTGTCCGTGATGTGCGGGCAGGCGTGTCCTGGACTGGTGTCCATGGGAAATACGGAGGAGTTTGCAAAACATACGGCATCCCGGTGGCCCATGGTAATTACACCAAAGATATGGGTGAACTAACCAGTAAAAACACCCTGGAACTGGCAGAATATGCTAAGTCCTGGAACCTTGTGGAGGCCAGCATAGGGGTTGCCGCCCTGAACTCCCTGATGAAACCCCGGGGTAAAAAGAATATCAATGCCCAGGATATCATCATCGAGGAAAGTCACCACAAGAAAGTGGTCATGGTGGGAAAGTTTCCCAAAATCGATGAAATAAGATCCGTAGCCCGGGAATTATGGATTTTAGAGGCTAACCCTAACCTGACCAATCCTAAAGAAGGTATAATCACCTCCGAAGGAGCAGAGTATGTGTTTCCAGGGAGTGATATAATCATAATAACCGGTTCAACCCTTATAAACAAGGGACTGGAACGTTACCTGAACCTGGCCCGTAAAGAAGATGCTTACACCATTGTTATGGGGCCCAGCACTACCATGAGTGATGTTCTATTTGATTACGGTGCGGACATGCTGGCCGGTGTTGAGTTGCTGGATCCTGAGGCTGTTTTACGTAAGATCAACCAGAGTGGGGGTATGATCAATACCAGAGTGTGTCGGGGAGAAATAGGGTTCAGAGTACTGGAAGGTTAA
- a CDS encoding class I SAM-dependent methyltransferase, which produces MWKVKKGKEKEKEGVDTKSQPVDPLLINRAHAPIYPLIAHQIISKLHITEGVAIDVGAGPASLSVAMARLSDLKIYAMDISSEVIQIAQESMEKEGLNNRIKVVHGDVHQMPFPDDFADLVFSRGSMFFWKYLPTAFREIYRVLKPGGLAYVGGGFGSAAVKEKVKPLERDPPNSIPKIPIDTLEKAVLKTEINDYTLINDDSGLWVLFKKGNQISI; this is translated from the coding sequence ATGTGGAAGGTCAAAAAGGGAAAAGAAAAGGAAAAAGAGGGAGTAGATACAAAATCGCAACCTGTTGATCCCCTGTTAATTAACAGAGCCCATGCACCTATTTATCCCCTAATTGCCCATCAGATCATCAGTAAACTCCATATCACGGAGGGGGTGGCCATTGACGTGGGTGCAGGTCCTGCTTCCCTTTCAGTTGCCATGGCCAGATTGAGTGACCTTAAAATCTATGCCATGGACATATCCTCAGAAGTGATCCAAATTGCACAGGAATCCATGGAAAAGGAAGGCCTTAACAACAGGATTAAAGTTGTGCACGGTGATGTCCATCAGATGCCCTTCCCCGATGATTTTGCAGATCTGGTATTTAGCAGGGGGTCCATGTTCTTCTGGAAATACCTTCCCACCGCCTTTCGAGAGATATACCGTGTGTTGAAACCCGGTGGTTTGGCTTATGTGGGTGGAGGTTTTGGAAGTGCTGCGGTGAAGGAAAAAGTTAAACCCCTTGAACGAGACCCTCCTAACAGTATTCCCAAAATTCCCATTGATACTCTGGAAAAAGCCGTTTTAAAAACAGAAATCAATGATTACACCTTAATTAATGATGATTCCGGATTGTGGGTCTTATTTAAAAAAGGAAACCAAATAAGTATATAA
- a CDS encoding FmdE family protein — MDELIAKIDDPVMLDQIEKVVPFHGHLSTGAFIGLQMLKIASNLLDINEGDRIFVTCETLNCLPDPFQILHGCTIGNKGLKILDYDKMAITINKGAKPGQDHVKAVRIFLDPAKTVKYPLFHAWYMNEKKVAHEDAISELLKAGEDVYTWEFVEVPVPVKAKKDVRLCEVCGESFVSKDGSDICKGCSN, encoded by the coding sequence ATGGATGAACTTATTGCAAAAATAGATGATCCGGTGATGTTAGATCAGATCGAGAAAGTAGTTCCTTTCCACGGCCATTTAAGTACCGGGGCCTTTATTGGCTTGCAGATGCTAAAAATAGCCAGCAATTTACTGGATATAAATGAAGGAGACCGAATTTTTGTTACCTGTGAAACACTTAACTGCTTGCCTGATCCTTTCCAAATCCTCCACGGATGCACCATTGGAAACAAAGGCCTTAAAATTTTGGATTACGATAAAATGGCTATTACCATTAACAAAGGAGCTAAACCCGGGCAGGACCATGTTAAAGCAGTTCGAATATTTTTAGACCCGGCAAAAACAGTGAAATATCCCCTGTTCCACGCATGGTACATGAATGAAAAGAAAGTGGCCCACGAAGATGCTATATCCGAACTATTAAAGGCTGGAGAAGATGTTTACACTTGGGAGTTTGTGGAGGTTCCAGTTCCAGTTAAAGCCAAAAAAGATGTGAGGTTATGTGAGGTTTGTGGTGAGTCCTTTGTGAGCAAGGATGGTTCGGACATTTGCAAAGGCTGTTCAAATTAA
- a CDS encoding ribbon-helix-helix protein, CopG family has protein sequence MDKQITMKIPEEMYRDLRELSTKKGEIPIGELIRRALDDYIRKNKMKGIL, from the coding sequence ATGGACAAACAAATCACCATGAAAATACCTGAGGAAATGTATCGAGATCTACGGGAACTTTCCACCAAGAAGGGAGAAATTCCCATTGGTGAACTTATTAGAAGGGCTTTAGATGATTATATTCGAAAGAATAAAATGAAAGGAATATTGTAG
- a CDS encoding 4Fe-4S dicluster domain-containing protein: protein MIIIKLDKTQCKGPKCAKCAYVCPNNVFTIKSDSIFISSPNYCKFCQECLKICPNTAINIKTVPSSICGF from the coding sequence ATGATAATTATTAAATTAGATAAAACACAATGTAAAGGCCCAAAATGTGCAAAATGTGCCTATGTTTGTCCCAATAATGTGTTTACAATAAAGTCTGATTCAATTTTCATCAGCTCCCCCAATTACTGCAAATTTTGCCAGGAATGTCTAAAAATCTGCCCTAATACCGCGATAAATATCAAAACAGTCCCCAGTAGTATTTGTGGATTTTAA
- a CDS encoding NifB/NifX family molybdenum-iron cluster-binding protein: protein MKIAVASSDGKTVDQHFGQSCHFLIFQIGKKGLKFIELREKSKKPVYDHEYRWKRGLDVIKDCKVIFCRRIGEEPRKELEKLGIEVVESKKETIPGAITQYLTSMINGITLEGKTEH, encoded by the coding sequence ATGAAGATCGCAGTTGCCTCGAGCGATGGAAAGACTGTAGACCAGCATTTTGGACAGTCATGCCACTTCCTTATCTTCCAAATAGGGAAAAAAGGATTAAAATTCATTGAATTAAGGGAAAAAAGTAAAAAACCAGTTTATGATCACGAATATCGATGGAAAAGGGGATTGGATGTTATAAAGGATTGTAAAGTAATATTCTGCAGGAGGATAGGGGAAGAACCCCGTAAAGAGCTGGAAAAGTTAGGTATTGAAGTTGTTGAGTCAAAAAAAGAAACCATACCCGGGGCCATTACCCAGTATTTGACTTCAATGATCAATGGAATAACGTTGGAGGGAAAAACAGAACATTAG